In Phaeobacter inhibens DSM 16374, the following proteins share a genomic window:
- a CDS encoding (2Fe-2S)-binding protein gives MSSKIHVSATINGDAVDYLCDPRETLLDVLRDRLNLTGAKEGCGTGDCGACSVTLNGRLVCSCLVLGVEAEGQEIATVEGIAPGETLHPLQQKFIDHAALQCGICTPGILVAAKSLLEKNPDPSETEVRYWLAGNLCRCTGYDKIIRAVIDAAAEMREAS, from the coding sequence ATGAGCTCGAAAATCCACGTCTCAGCCACCATCAACGGCGATGCGGTCGACTATCTCTGCGACCCGCGCGAAACTCTGCTGGATGTGCTGCGTGACCGGTTGAATCTCACGGGCGCCAAGGAAGGCTGCGGCACGGGTGACTGCGGGGCCTGTTCGGTCACCTTGAACGGTCGGCTGGTCTGTTCCTGCCTCGTCCTCGGGGTTGAGGCTGAGGGCCAAGAGATTGCCACGGTCGAAGGCATCGCGCCCGGCGAAACACTGCATCCACTGCAACAGAAGTTCATCGACCACGCCGCGTTGCAATGCGGGATCTGCACGCCGGGTATTCTGGTCGCGGCCAAATCTCTGCTGGAGAAAAATCCAGACCCCAGCGAGACCGAAGTGCGCTATTGGCTGGCCGGCAATCTGTGCCGCTGTACCGGCTATGACAAGATCATTCGCGCCGTGATTGACGCGGCAGCAGAGATGCGGGAGGCGTCATAA
- a CDS encoding FAD binding domain-containing protein, producing MEYHRPSSFAEAAELAASAKGVTRVLAGGTDVLVQMRADIVTPDTLIDIKSIEGARDIRQEDDGSWTIGAAVAGAEMSEHPALCAAWPGVVEAMDLIGSTQVQGRATLVGNLCNASPAADSVPALVAANATVSITGPKGHRRAAAVDIPSAPGKTTLTTGELITAVHLPAAQPGQGDAYLRFIPRTEMDIAVVGCGVWLRLERDTIAEARVALGAVAPTVLLVEACADALIGSTLDDAALERLATAASDACTPISDKRGTVAFRTQVAGVMARRAAEIAYTRAKGDTV from the coding sequence ATGGAATATCACCGACCCAGCAGTTTTGCCGAGGCGGCAGAGCTGGCGGCCTCAGCCAAGGGTGTGACCCGCGTGCTGGCCGGCGGTACAGATGTGCTGGTGCAGATGCGGGCCGATATCGTGACCCCGGATACGCTGATCGACATCAAGTCGATTGAGGGGGCTCGGGACATCCGGCAGGAAGATGATGGCAGCTGGACCATCGGCGCCGCCGTGGCAGGGGCTGAGATGAGCGAGCACCCTGCCCTGTGTGCTGCCTGGCCCGGTGTGGTCGAGGCGATGGATCTCATCGGCTCAACCCAGGTGCAAGGCCGCGCGACACTTGTCGGCAATCTGTGCAATGCCTCGCCAGCGGCGGACAGCGTCCCAGCCCTAGTGGCCGCCAACGCAACTGTCAGCATCACCGGCCCAAAGGGGCATCGCCGCGCCGCTGCCGTGGATATTCCCTCCGCTCCCGGAAAAACCACGCTCACCACCGGCGAGTTGATCACAGCTGTGCATCTGCCCGCCGCTCAACCGGGTCAGGGGGATGCCTATCTGCGGTTCATTCCAAGGACCGAAATGGATATCGCGGTTGTCGGCTGCGGCGTCTGGTTGCGGCTGGAGAGGGACACCATTGCGGAGGCGCGTGTTGCACTGGGCGCTGTTGCCCCGACGGTGCTGCTGGTTGAGGCCTGTGCCGATGCGCTAATTGGCTCCACGCTGGACGACGCGGCGCTTGAGCGACTGGCCACCGCCGCCTCCGATGCCTGCACTCCGATCTCTGACAAACGCGGCACCGTTGCCTTTCGCACGCAAGTCGCGGGCGTGATGGCGCGCCGCGCTGCCGAAATCGCCTATACCCGTGCCAAGGGAGACACAGTATGA
- a CDS encoding TAXI family TRAP transporter solute-binding subunit, whose protein sequence is MTNTKLAVSALVATAFMAPAAMAEEFITIGTGGVTGVYYPTGGAICRLVNKTRKEHGIRCSVESTGGSVYNINTIREGELEFGVAQSDWQYHAYNGTSKFEEQGAFEGLRAVFSVHPEPFTVVARADAGVTSFDDLKGKRVNIGNPGSGQRGTMEVLLEAKGWGMDAFALATELKAAEQSAALCDNQIDAMVYTVGHPSGSIQEATTACDSVLVTVDGEAVEKLIADNSFYRTATIPGGMYRGSDADVGTFGVGATFVTSDQVSDEAVYTVVKAVFENFDDFKKLHPAFANLKPEEMATAGLSAPLHPGAAKYYKEQGWVE, encoded by the coding sequence ATGACCAACACCAAGCTGGCCGTTAGCGCCCTAGTAGCAACTGCCTTTATGGCGCCTGCTGCCATGGCAGAAGAATTCATCACAATTGGTACCGGCGGCGTAACCGGCGTGTACTATCCGACCGGTGGCGCGATCTGCCGTCTGGTCAACAAGACCCGCAAAGAGCACGGCATCCGCTGTTCCGTGGAATCCACTGGCGGCTCTGTCTACAACATCAACACCATCCGCGAAGGCGAGCTGGAATTTGGTGTGGCACAGTCCGACTGGCAGTACCACGCCTACAACGGCACCTCCAAATTCGAAGAGCAGGGCGCCTTTGAAGGTCTGCGCGCGGTGTTCTCCGTGCATCCCGAGCCCTTCACCGTTGTGGCCCGCGCTGATGCCGGCGTGACCAGCTTTGACGATCTCAAAGGCAAGCGCGTCAACATTGGCAACCCAGGCTCCGGCCAGCGCGGCACCATGGAAGTGCTGCTGGAAGCCAAAGGCTGGGGCATGGATGCCTTCGCTCTGGCGACCGAGCTGAAAGCGGCCGAACAATCCGCAGCGCTCTGTGACAACCAGATCGACGCGATGGTCTACACCGTTGGCCACCCTTCGGGTTCCATTCAGGAAGCCACCACCGCCTGTGACTCCGTTCTGGTGACCGTTGATGGCGAAGCCGTTGAAAAGCTGATCGCCGACAACTCCTTCTACCGGACTGCAACCATCCCCGGTGGCATGTACCGTGGCTCTGACGCGGATGTCGGCACATTCGGTGTGGGCGCGACCTTCGTCACCTCCGATCAGGTCTCCGACGAGGCGGTTTATACCGTGGTGAAAGCGGTCTTTGAGAACTTCGATGACTTCAAAAAGCTGCACCCGGCATTCGCCAACCTCAAGCCTGAGGAAATGGCAACCGCAGGCCTGTCCGCGCCGCTGCATCCCGGTGCTGCGAAATACTACAAAGAGCAGGGCTGGGTAGAGTAA
- a CDS encoding TRAP transporter permease, whose amino-acid sequence MTSDVQGNRPLTEEELQDLVASSDAGARNPVGSVGLFLAIVAVIWSVFQVVLASPVSNLLLPGSVVNNSRQIHLAFAIFLAYAAYPALKSSPTDRIPVQDWILALMGTFTALYGYIFYEKIVNSGGKGDDIDTIFAAIGLVLLFEGARRALGPAMAIVASVFMLYVFFGSSELVPDVIRWKGASLDRAMEQMWITSEGVFGIALGVSTKFVFLFVLFGALLDKAGAGNYFIKMAFGALGHLRGGPAKAAVVGSAATGLISGSSIANVVTTGTFTIPLMKRVGFSSEQAGSVEVASSVNGQIMPPVMGAAAFLMVEYVGISYVEVITHAFLPAAISYIALVYIVHLEAVKRNMPTLGNRVVSMGRTIGGMAAFFAGFAALCYGIQYPIKAITAAIPGASGLVLSLLVVAAYLGLLWLAAGTDDLVPDDPNAAEVELPVVGEIYKAGLHYLLPIIVLVYFLMIEQKSPGLSAFWATALLFVILLTQKPLKALFRGQSTLAHSFLDGVHDLWNGLIDGARNMIGIALATATAGVIVGTVTLTGVGQVMSELVELMSGGNLILMLIMVGLLSLVLGMGLPTTANYIVVSSLMAGVVVELGAQSGLVVPLIAVHLFVFYFGIMADVTPPVGLASFAAAAVSGGDAIRTGFVAFFYSLRTVALPFVFIFNTDLLLIDVTWVQGILVAISATIAILAFTAGTMNYFLTRNRIYESVLLVLVAFALFRPDFFMNRLMPPFASTDPAALVETVATAPAGSELRITVEGPDFDTGEQKTTTLILPVADGGDGQAQVDAFGLMLLPEDGVVKLDEPMFGTPAQSGMDSFDFYGDEPVRLLSVQAPADQLPKELIFIPALLLLAMIAFLQRARASKEGVPA is encoded by the coding sequence ATGACATCCGATGTTCAAGGAAATCGACCGCTTACCGAAGAAGAGCTACAGGACCTCGTCGCATCCTCCGATGCCGGCGCACGCAACCCGGTTGGGTCGGTTGGGCTGTTTCTGGCGATTGTCGCCGTAATATGGTCGGTCTTTCAGGTGGTGCTGGCCTCGCCAGTTTCAAACCTTTTGCTGCCCGGCAGCGTGGTGAACAACTCGCGCCAGATCCATTTGGCTTTTGCCATTTTTCTCGCCTACGCCGCCTATCCGGCACTGAAGAGTAGTCCGACGGACCGGATCCCGGTTCAGGACTGGATTCTGGCCCTGATGGGTACATTTACCGCACTTTATGGCTATATCTTCTACGAGAAGATCGTGAATTCCGGTGGCAAGGGTGATGACATCGACACGATCTTTGCTGCGATCGGTCTTGTGCTGCTGTTTGAAGGCGCGCGCCGCGCCCTTGGCCCGGCGATGGCAATCGTGGCCTCTGTTTTCATGCTGTATGTTTTCTTCGGCTCATCCGAGCTGGTCCCCGATGTGATCCGCTGGAAAGGCGCATCTCTGGACCGCGCCATGGAGCAGATGTGGATAACCTCTGAGGGGGTCTTTGGCATCGCCTTGGGCGTCTCCACCAAATTCGTGTTTCTCTTCGTGCTGTTCGGCGCACTTCTGGATAAGGCAGGGGCTGGCAATTACTTCATCAAGATGGCCTTTGGCGCGCTGGGACACCTGCGCGGTGGTCCCGCCAAGGCCGCTGTTGTTGGCTCTGCCGCTACCGGTCTGATTTCCGGCTCGTCCATCGCCAATGTGGTGACCACCGGCACCTTCACCATTCCCTTGATGAAGCGGGTGGGCTTCAGTTCGGAGCAGGCCGGTTCGGTCGAAGTTGCCTCTTCGGTGAATGGCCAGATCATGCCGCCCGTCATGGGGGCTGCGGCCTTCCTGATGGTGGAATACGTCGGCATTTCCTATGTGGAGGTGATCACCCATGCCTTCCTGCCGGCCGCGATTTCCTACATCGCGCTGGTCTATATCGTCCATCTTGAGGCGGTGAAGCGGAACATGCCCACGCTGGGCAACCGCGTGGTGTCTATGGGGCGGACCATCGGCGGAATGGCCGCGTTTTTCGCGGGGTTTGCGGCTCTTTGCTACGGCATTCAATATCCCATTAAGGCGATCACCGCCGCGATCCCCGGCGCCTCTGGCCTTGTGCTGTCGCTCTTAGTGGTTGCAGCCTATCTGGGGCTATTGTGGCTGGCGGCCGGGACCGATGATCTGGTGCCGGATGATCCCAATGCGGCTGAGGTCGAGCTGCCAGTGGTAGGCGAAATCTACAAGGCGGGCCTGCACTATTTGCTGCCGATCATTGTCTTGGTTTATTTCCTGATGATTGAGCAGAAATCGCCGGGCCTGTCCGCCTTCTGGGCAACTGCGCTACTGTTTGTGATCCTGCTGACGCAAAAACCATTGAAGGCGCTGTTCCGGGGGCAAAGCACTTTGGCGCACAGCTTCCTTGATGGGGTGCATGATCTGTGGAACGGGCTGATTGACGGCGCCCGCAACATGATCGGCATTGCCTTGGCCACCGCCACCGCAGGCGTCATTGTTGGCACTGTGACGCTGACCGGCGTTGGTCAGGTGATGTCGGAACTGGTGGAACTGATGTCCGGCGGTAACCTGATCCTGATGCTGATCATGGTCGGCCTTCTCTCGCTGGTTCTGGGCATGGGGCTGCCGACCACCGCCAACTACATCGTTGTCAGTTCGCTGATGGCCGGCGTTGTGGTAGAACTTGGCGCGCAGTCGGGACTGGTGGTTCCACTGATTGCCGTGCATCTCTTTGTGTTCTACTTCGGCATCATGGCGGATGTGACACCGCCTGTGGGTCTGGCCAGCTTTGCTGCCGCTGCGGTGTCGGGGGGCGATGCCATTCGCACCGGCTTTGTGGCGTTCTTCTACAGCCTGCGCACCGTGGCGCTGCCCTTTGTCTTCATCTTCAACACGGATCTGTTGTTGATTGATGTGACCTGGGTGCAGGGCATTTTGGTAGCGATTTCTGCGACCATCGCCATTCTGGCCTTCACCGCCGGTACGATGAACTACTTCCTGACCCGCAACCGCATCTATGAAAGCGTGTTGCTGGTACTGGTCGCCTTTGCCCTGTTCCGCCCGGACTTCTTCATGAACCGGTTGATGCCTCCGTTCGCCAGCACGGATCCAGCCGCATTGGTGGAAACCGTGGCCACGGCCCCAGCCGGTAGCGAGCTACGGATCACCGTGGAAGGGCCGGATTTCGACACCGGTGAGCAGAAGACCACAACGCTGATCCTGCCTGTCGCTGATGGTGGCGATGGTCAGGCGCAGGTCGATGCCTTTGGCCTGATGCTTCTGCCTGAGGATGGTGTGGTCAAGCTGGACGAGCCGATGTTCGGCACGCCCGCGCAGTCTGGCATGGACAGCTTCGACTTCTACGGTGACGAGCCTGTCCGCCTGCTGAGTGTTCAAGCACCGGCAGACCAGCTGCCCAAGGAATTGATCTTCATCCCGGCGCTGCTGCTACTGGCGATGATCGCCTTCCTGCAGCGCGCACGGGCCAGCAAGGAAGGAGTCCCGGCATGA
- a CDS encoding universal stress protein, which produces MSKSVLCALELSDKTIDAKVLREAARLADLDQAQLDVVNVLPDFGESWVSGFFEDHHHDRAVKETADHLGKLCEEILGAERNVKVRHVVATGKAYQEILKVADKAGADLIVIGAHKPELSDYLLGPNAARVIRHSTCSVYVVR; this is translated from the coding sequence ATGAGCAAATCTGTTCTCTGCGCATTGGAGCTGAGCGACAAAACCATTGACGCCAAGGTGTTGCGCGAAGCGGCACGGCTGGCGGATCTGGATCAGGCACAGCTGGATGTGGTCAATGTCCTGCCCGATTTCGGCGAAAGCTGGGTCTCGGGGTTCTTCGAGGATCATCACCATGACCGCGCCGTCAAGGAAACCGCAGATCACCTGGGTAAACTCTGTGAGGAGATCCTGGGGGCGGAGCGCAACGTCAAGGTCCGCCATGTGGTTGCTACCGGCAAAGCCTATCAGGAAATTCTGAAGGTCGCCGACAAGGCCGGTGCCGATCTGATCGTGATCGGCGCGCATAAGCCGGAGCTGTCGGATTACCTGCTGGGCCCCAATGCGGCACGGGTGATCCGGCATTCGACCTGTTCGGTCTATGTGGTGCGCTGA
- a CDS encoding lipocalin-like domain-containing protein, with protein MNVKGALVAVVSKFTLAATLLALPAPHAAAQGYAGLGTKAEGFAVPVPGRPLVFPRDHAPHPDYRIEWWYLTANLTGDDGRDYGVQWTLFRSALRPGDDRQDDAGSVWTNPQIWMGHAGLTTPDAHHSAERLARGGIGQAGVSTAPFEAYIDDWHMRSRDQNLRDLTLRATGESFRYDLSLSADGPLVMQGDAGYSVKSADGQASYYYSQPHYRVTGTLDLPDGPVAVTGEGWLDREWSSQPLSEDQSGWDWFSLRFNSGEKLMGFQLRGASLFTSGTWIAADGTPTPLEPGSLQATPVTFTEVSGHKVPTEWQLRLPARGLDVRVSAMNPQSWMEMSFPYWEGPVRLSGSHVGKGYLEMTGYGAPAD; from the coding sequence ATGAACGTTAAAGGCGCCCTTGTGGCAGTTGTCAGCAAATTCACCCTGGCGGCGACATTGCTGGCGCTGCCCGCACCGCACGCTGCCGCGCAGGGCTATGCCGGATTGGGAACCAAGGCGGAGGGCTTTGCCGTGCCGGTCCCCGGTCGCCCGCTGGTATTTCCACGCGATCACGCCCCCCATCCCGACTACCGAATTGAATGGTGGTATCTGACGGCCAACCTGACCGGGGACGACGGGCGTGACTACGGCGTGCAATGGACGCTGTTTCGCTCAGCGCTGCGACCCGGGGACGACAGGCAGGATGACGCAGGATCGGTCTGGACCAACCCACAGATCTGGATGGGCCACGCAGGGTTGACGACGCCTGACGCCCATCACTCCGCCGAGCGGCTGGCCCGCGGCGGCATCGGTCAGGCCGGTGTTTCCACTGCGCCGTTTGAGGCCTATATCGACGATTGGCATATGCGCAGCCGCGACCAAAACCTGCGAGATCTGACCTTGCGCGCAACGGGCGAGAGCTTCCGCTATGACCTGTCGCTTAGCGCAGATGGGCCGCTGGTGATGCAGGGTGACGCCGGCTATTCGGTGAAATCAGCGGATGGGCAGGCGAGCTACTATTATTCCCAACCGCATTACCGGGTAACCGGGACGCTGGACCTGCCGGACGGACCTGTGGCGGTGACGGGGGAAGGCTGGCTTGATCGTGAATGGTCCAGCCAGCCGCTGTCAGAAGATCAGAGTGGCTGGGACTGGTTTTCGCTGCGGTTTAACAGCGGTGAAAAACTGATGGGTTTCCAGTTGCGCGGTGCCAGCCTGTTCACCTCCGGTACATGGATTGCGGCCGACGGCACCCCAACTCCGCTTGAGCCGGGCAGCCTGCAGGCAACGCCCGTCACGTTCACTGAGGTATCCGGGCACAAGGTGCCGACAGAATGGCAGCTGCGCCTGCCTGCGCGCGGGTTGGACGTTCGTGTCTCAGCGATGAACCCGCAGTCTTGGATGGAGATGTCCTTTCCCTATTGGGAGGGTCCGGTGCGCCTCAGCGGCAGTCACGTCGGCAAGGGGTATCTTGAGATGACCGGCTACGGCGCCCCAGCGGACTAG
- a CDS encoding FtsX-like permease family protein encodes MIGATFSAILSHWRLHPLQLAMLVTGLALATALWSAVQAINAEARASYAEAAARISPSGQTYLTNQDGYIELGQYVELRREGWQLSPVLIGTLTEDTAEAGPADIEVIGIDILSHPMMARLAATDTSSEEGAQEALTPADLLLAPGHLFAHPDSDLDLLSRNLPPVTRTTTVPRDVVIGDISTVARLLGKPFLISRLVVLDEQPIGLRPLSELAPHLRLQTASTGADTAQLTRSFHLNLTAFGLLSFAVGLFIVQGTIALGIEQRRGLFRTLRSLGVPLNTLVGLIFAELLVITILAALLGLFLGYLIAAALLPGVGATLSGLYGAALDGSLQLRLGWVFSGLAMALAGMALAGAQSWVSLSRLPILAAPAAAARGQQALRGHRLSALSGALLVLGAAAMPALFDGLLAGFAFLAGLMLGAALLLPLALSRLASVGVQLARRPVTLWLWADMRAQLPGLSLALMALLLALATNIGVGTMVSSFRLTFLGWLDQRLASELYMTLPQEEMAKDVLPWLADRGIRTLPIRHSDERYVGPDGIGAPMEVYGVVDDATYRDNWPLLQAEPAVWPQLAEGRGALINEQLARRADLGPGDTLMIAPDWRMRISGVYSDYGNPNPQAIVGLETLLRHRPLIENRRFGLRLPPAEVAEIRAALQREFGLPRSAFIDQSALKAQSLAIFDRTFVVTGALNLLTFGVAGFAMLTSLLTLWSQRLPQLAPIWAMGLTRQQLARYEILRSVILAGLTALLALPLGLLLGWALLAVVNVEAFGWRLPMSLFPLDWLQLLLMALVAATLAAALPARRLSKLKPADLLRVFANER; translated from the coding sequence GTGATCGGGGCAACATTCTCGGCGATCCTGTCTCATTGGCGCCTGCACCCGCTACAGTTGGCAATGCTGGTGACCGGCCTCGCCTTGGCCACGGCACTCTGGTCTGCGGTGCAGGCCATCAACGCAGAGGCCCGCGCCAGCTACGCCGAGGCTGCGGCCCGTATCTCCCCTTCCGGGCAGACATACCTGACCAATCAGGATGGATATATCGAGCTGGGACAATATGTTGAGCTTCGACGTGAAGGTTGGCAGCTGTCACCGGTTTTGATCGGAACACTCACGGAGGATACAGCTGAAGCGGGGCCTGCGGATATTGAGGTGATCGGGATCGATATCCTGTCGCACCCGATGATGGCCCGGCTGGCTGCGACCGACACATCCTCCGAAGAAGGCGCGCAAGAGGCGTTGACCCCTGCCGACCTGCTTCTGGCCCCGGGTCATCTGTTTGCGCATCCTGATAGTGATCTTGATTTGTTGTCGCGTAACCTGCCGCCAGTAACACGCACCACTACGGTGCCGCGCGATGTTGTGATCGGCGATATCTCAACTGTCGCGCGTCTTCTGGGAAAACCATTTCTGATCAGCCGGTTGGTGGTGCTTGATGAACAACCGATCGGCCTGCGCCCACTGTCAGAACTGGCCCCTCATCTGCGCCTGCAAACGGCATCCACTGGCGCGGACACTGCGCAGTTGACCCGGAGTTTTCATCTCAACCTCACGGCTTTTGGACTGTTGTCCTTTGCGGTGGGCCTATTCATCGTACAGGGCACGATCGCGCTGGGGATTGAGCAGCGACGCGGCCTGTTTCGCACGCTGCGCAGTTTAGGTGTGCCGCTTAATACGCTGGTTGGGCTTATTTTTGCAGAACTTCTGGTGATTACAATACTGGCGGCGCTGCTTGGCTTGTTCCTGGGCTACCTGATTGCTGCGGCCTTACTCCCCGGCGTTGGGGCGACGCTATCAGGCCTCTATGGCGCAGCGCTGGATGGCAGCCTGCAACTGCGGCTCGGCTGGGTGTTTTCCGGCCTGGCAATGGCGCTGGCGGGAATGGCACTTGCCGGGGCGCAGAGCTGGGTCAGCCTGTCGCGCCTGCCCATTCTGGCGGCTCCGGCTGCGGCGGCACGCGGTCAGCAGGCCCTGCGCGGGCATCGTCTCTCGGCTTTGTCCGGCGCCCTTCTTGTATTGGGCGCGGCCGCGATGCCCGCGCTGTTCGACGGGCTGCTTGCGGGGTTTGCCTTTCTCGCGGGGCTGATGCTGGGGGCCGCGCTACTGCTGCCCTTGGCCCTGTCCCGGTTGGCGTCGGTCGGTGTGCAGCTGGCGCGCCGGCCGGTAACGCTATGGCTCTGGGCGGATATGCGGGCGCAATTGCCCGGACTTTCGCTGGCGCTGATGGCGTTACTGCTGGCGCTGGCGACAAATATTGGTGTCGGAACAATGGTGTCCAGCTTCCGCCTCACGTTTTTGGGCTGGCTGGATCAGCGATTGGCGTCTGAGCTGTATATGACGCTGCCGCAGGAGGAGATGGCCAAAGACGTGCTGCCGTGGCTTGCCGACAGGGGAATTCGCACCCTGCCGATCCGCCACAGTGACGAGCGTTATGTGGGACCAGACGGTATCGGCGCACCGATGGAGGTCTACGGGGTGGTGGATGATGCCACCTATCGCGACAACTGGCCGCTGTTGCAGGCCGAGCCGGCGGTCTGGCCGCAACTCGCCGAAGGGCGTGGCGCGCTGATCAATGAACAGCTGGCGCGGCGCGCGGATCTGGGTCCCGGTGATACGCTGATGATCGCGCCGGACTGGCGGATGCGGATTTCCGGGGTCTATTCCGATTACGGAAATCCCAACCCGCAGGCAATCGTAGGGCTTGAAACGCTGCTGCGGCATCGTCCACTGATCGAAAACCGCCGGTTTGGTCTGCGGTTGCCCCCTGCTGAGGTCGCAGAGATCCGCGCAGCGCTGCAACGTGAGTTTGGTCTGCCGCGCAGCGCCTTTATCGACCAAAGCGCGCTCAAGGCGCAGTCGTTGGCGATTTTTGACCGGACCTTTGTGGTGACAGGGGCGTTGAACCTTCTGACCTTTGGCGTGGCTGGATTTGCCATGCTTACCAGCCTGTTGACACTCTGGAGCCAGCGCCTGCCGCAATTGGCGCCGATCTGGGCCATGGGGCTGACGCGCCAACAGTTGGCCCGGTATGAAATCCTGCGCAGCGTGATCCTTGCGGGGCTGACCGCACTGTTGGCGCTGCCTTTGGGGTTGCTGCTGGGCTGGGCGCTTCTGGCCGTCGTCAACGTTGAGGCCTTTGGCTGGCGTTTGCCGATGTCGCTGTTTCCGTTGGACTGGCTGCAATTGCTGCTGATGGCGCTTGTTGCGGCAACGCTCGCCGCCGCCCTGCCCGCCCGCCGGCTGTCGAAGCTGAAACCCGCCGATCTGTTGAGGGTCTTTGCCAATGAACGTTAA
- a CDS encoding ABC transporter ATP-binding protein — protein MLIIEDLYKSYQGPSGDVPVLNGVSLQLGPGHSLALTGDSGSGKSTLLHLAAALDQADSGRIMVDGISLEELDDTGRAALRRQQVSLVFQQFNLVPALTVAQNISLHARLAGRVDPVWIKALTERLGLAEFQERYPEQLSGGQQQRVAIARALAMRPKLLLADEPTGNLDEGSSASVMELMLDLVRETGAALLLVTHSQAIAELLDQQRHLSKGRLRDDRSCDGTLSDGNLREGKA, from the coding sequence ATGCTCATTATTGAGGACCTATATAAATCCTATCAAGGCCCCTCCGGTGATGTTCCGGTTCTGAACGGGGTATCACTACAACTGGGACCTGGGCACAGCCTAGCGCTGACCGGAGATAGCGGTTCTGGAAAAAGCACACTTCTGCATCTGGCAGCCGCTTTGGATCAGGCCGACAGCGGGCGGATCATGGTGGATGGCATCTCTCTTGAAGAGCTGGATGACACGGGACGTGCTGCCCTCAGGCGTCAGCAGGTCTCATTGGTGTTTCAGCAATTCAATTTGGTCCCCGCCTTGACCGTTGCGCAGAATATCAGTCTTCATGCCCGATTGGCCGGGCGCGTTGATCCGGTTTGGATAAAGGCACTGACTGAGCGACTTGGGTTGGCGGAGTTTCAAGAGCGCTACCCGGAGCAGCTCTCTGGCGGGCAACAACAGCGCGTTGCTATTGCGCGCGCGCTCGCCATGCGACCAAAGCTCCTTCTCGCGGATGAACCGACGGGAAATCTTGACGAAGGTTCAAGTGCTTCGGTGATGGAGCTTATGCTAGATCTGGTGCGCGAAACCGGTGCGGCCCTGCTGCTGGTGACACATTCGCAAGCCATTGCTGAACTGCTCGATCAGCAGCGTCATCTTAGCAAGGGGCGCCTGCGGGACGATCGCTCATGTGACGGCACCTTGTCCGATGGCAACCTGCGCGAGGGTAAGGCGTGA
- a CDS encoding potassium channel family protein, which produces MTLIQQLLMGSLYLAICLVVEAGLLVFCIHILRERLGILQRGRRILQISVVLAVAIGLIVFAHTLQVWIWATALIFSGAIGDWNTAIYFSLATYTTLGYGDIVLGEGMRIFAAFGAVTGLFAFGISTAFLVAALREVFLLEETAPVKDR; this is translated from the coding sequence ATGACACTCATCCAACAGCTGCTGATGGGCAGCTTGTACCTTGCTATTTGCCTGGTGGTCGAAGCCGGATTGCTGGTCTTCTGCATCCATATATTGCGCGAACGGCTGGGTATTCTACAGCGCGGGCGACGGATCTTGCAAATCAGCGTTGTACTTGCGGTGGCGATCGGTCTGATCGTCTTTGCCCATACCTTGCAGGTCTGGATCTGGGCCACGGCGCTGATTTTTTCCGGCGCTATAGGTGATTGGAATACTGCGATTTATTTCTCACTCGCCACTTATACGACGTTGGGCTACGGCGATATTGTTCTGGGCGAGGGCATGCGGATCTTCGCGGCCTTTGGTGCGGTAACCGGGCTTTTTGCCTTTGGCATAAGCACGGCCTTTCTGGTCGCCGCCCTGCGTGAGGTCTTCCTTCTGGAAGAAACTGCGCCCGTGAAAGACCGCTGA